Proteins encoded together in one Sander lucioperca isolate FBNREF2018 chromosome 17, SLUC_FBN_1.2, whole genome shotgun sequence window:
- the LOC116052095 gene encoding uncharacterized protein LOC116052095 → MEVTALCMRLWMDMLVMLLVRVDHSYFAQKANAAFPRVLPDRLQFFEYENVSVICQELGGLTEWRVMRRLNERSPTDSYIWQSSAPSCTIHLTFKRHSGEYWCEDEEGNRRNAINITINAGSVILEVPASPVMEGDNVSLYCRKKDTQSNHIADFYKDGSTLGTWYSNYMTIQNVSKSDEGLYKCSISGAGESPQSWLTVLKVKGDEGMFNNSIPAADEETRPSSHPPNLPSLLWIVVLVALMLLVMGLLLCRKHRVFLSMAFGLFCPPVLGCLSSGKPIPGLHSPADPTDSGEDNIADPHATYDVKKQRREKVSDGDNAGDPDLMTYAVFKKQSKKKEPDGSGAGSKRRLTDESVFYSSVYYRPHTPN, encoded by the exons ATGGAGGTCACAGCTCTCTGCATGAGACTGT GGATGGACATGTTGGTCATGCTGCTTGTAAGAGTTGACCACAGTTACTTTGCTCAGAAAGCTA ATGCAGCTTTTCCTCGTGTTCTTCCAGACAGACTGCAGTTTTTTGAATATGAGAATGTCAGTGTGATCTGTCAAGAGTTAGGTGGTTTGACTGAATGGCGAGTAATGAGGAGGCTCAATGAAAGAAGTCCAACAGATTCTTACATCTGGCAGTCATCAGCACCATCCTGCACCATTCATCTCACCTTTAAACGTCACAGTGGAGAGTACTGGTGTGAAGATGAAGAGGGGAACAGACGCAATGCTATCAACATCACCATCAATG CTGGTTCTGTGATCCTGGAAGTTCCTGCCAGTCCTGTTATGGAGGGAGACAACGTGAGTCTTTATTGTAGAAAGAAGGATACTCAGTCAAATCACATAGCTGATTTCTACAAAGATGGATCCACACTCGGGACCTGGTATTCAAACTACATGACCATCCAAAATGTTTCCAAGTCTGATGAAGGACTCTACAAGTGCAGCATCTCTGGAGCTGGGGAATCACCACAGAGTTGGCTGactgttttaaaagtaaaaggtgatgaaggcatgtttaATAACTCCATTCCAGCAGCCGACGAAGAGACCCGTCCTTCCAGTCACCCCCCTAATCTGCCCTCCCTGCTCTGGATTGTTGTGTTGGTGGCTCTGATGCTGTTGGTGATGGGACTTCTTCTCTGTAGGAAACACAGAG TTTTTCTATCAATGGCATTTGGTCTTTTCTGTCCTCCAGTATTGGGCTGTTTGTCATCTGGGAAACCAATACCAGGATTGCACTCACCTGCAGATCCTACAG ATTCAGGAGAGGACAATATCGCTGATCCACATGCAACATATGATGtcaaaaaacaaagaagagaGAAAG TGTCTGATGGTGACAATGCAGGTGATCCGGACCTTATGACATatgctgtttttaaaaaacaaagtaaGAAGAAAG AGCCGGACGGGTCCGGAGCAGGTTCCAAGCGACGTCTAACAGACGAGAGTGTCTTCTATTCTTCAGTCTACTACAG